One window of Chamaesiphon minutus PCC 6605 genomic DNA carries:
- a CDS encoding addiction module antidote protein, with the protein MRKLRTLDEVTEGYFRNHPEEIDDYLTEIFQDFAEDNDTGVLLASLRVLARVRGIGDMAAQIGMTRQGLQKALSDDGNPRLSNVTSIVKAMGYCLVPQKLTQSQPAPH; encoded by the coding sequence ATGCGAAAACTGAGAACCCTTGATGAAGTGACAGAAGGCTATTTCCGCAACCATCCTGAAGAAATCGATGATTATCTAACAGAAATTTTCCAAGACTTTGCCGAAGATAATGACACTGGAGTATTGCTTGCCTCATTGCGTGTCCTGGCTCGTGTGCGGGGTATTGGTGATATGGCGGCACAAATTGGGATGACCAGACAGGGATTGCAAAAAGCCTTGTCTGATGATGGCAATCCACGACTTAGTAACGTCACATCAATCGTTAAAGCAATGGGTTATTGTTTGGTACCTCAAAAACTTACCCAGTCGCAACCCGCTCCACACTAA
- a CDS encoding PD-(D/E)XK nuclease family protein encodes MWSNRTVGVAELENYQHSFLTQPPHTVRMLSPTRYRPYFSYKLWADSEPAFNLEAFHCPMQRGFRRVRNREPIVKALIATDSTAQAIGHLAQRGVYEFHADPQLLDRSDGARLVADLLQVQQLEPEIAARVTRILERYHDRPILKGKQILQLERGDEELPKPLPLKLQRKEFDFYAVMDCVYIEPDGTIHILDFKTGTSKFDRRQAYTYLLAAKYLYPEQPAVASFYNLESQQSSSIITASPARLQGLEMLVVKIAQRLADDSNHYHHNRSAFNLIFRPNPGTQCQHCSFSPICDYTEHLEHDSIH; translated from the coding sequence ATGTGGTCAAACCGAACCGTTGGTGTAGCCGAGCTAGAAAATTACCAGCACTCATTCCTAACTCAACCTCCTCACACCGTTAGAATGCTCAGTCCAACTAGATATCGTCCGTATTTTAGCTACAAACTCTGGGCAGATTCCGAGCCAGCCTTCAATCTAGAAGCCTTTCATTGTCCGATGCAGCGGGGATTTAGGCGAGTACGCAATCGAGAGCCGATCGTTAAAGCTTTAATCGCTACAGATAGTACCGCTCAAGCCATCGGACACCTCGCCCAACGAGGAGTGTATGAATTTCATGCCGATCCCCAATTACTCGATCGATCTGATGGCGCAAGGCTCGTAGCCGATCTCCTTCAGGTGCAGCAGTTAGAGCCAGAGATCGCCGCAAGAGTCACTCGAATTCTGGAACGATACCACGATCGACCGATCCTTAAAGGCAAGCAAATTCTCCAATTAGAACGAGGCGATGAAGAGTTACCCAAACCATTACCCCTCAAATTACAACGAAAGGAATTTGATTTTTATGCAGTGATGGACTGTGTATATATCGAGCCAGATGGCACGATCCATATCCTAGACTTCAAAACTGGAACATCCAAATTCGATCGCCGCCAAGCTTACACCTATCTATTAGCAGCTAAATATCTGTACCCAGAACAGCCCGCTGTCGCATCTTTCTACAATTTAGAGTCGCAACAGAGTTCGAGCATCATTACGGCGAGTCCAGCCCGACTCCAAGGATTGGAAATGCTAGTTGTCAAGATTGCCCAACGGCTAGCGGATGACTCAAATCATTACCACCACAATAGATCGGCATTTAACCTAATTTTTAGACCCAATCCTGGCACTCAATGCCAACACTGTTCCTTTTCCCCGATTTGCGATTATACAGAGCATCTAGAGCATGACAGCATCCACTGA
- a CDS encoding type II toxin-antitoxin system RelE/ParE family toxin, with product MTRIVEPKQIIFYADADGNEPFQVWLDALRDTQGRRRIIKRLFRVQQGNYGDVEPIGEGLSELRLFFGPGYRVYFGEDSGNIVIILCGGDKDSQDRDIENAKAYWQEYQTNAKTENP from the coding sequence GTGACACGGATCGTAGAACCTAAACAAATTATCTTTTACGCAGATGCCGACGGAAACGAACCGTTTCAAGTCTGGCTCGACGCTCTGCGCGATACTCAAGGTAGGCGGCGAATTATCAAACGCCTGTTTCGAGTTCAGCAGGGTAACTATGGAGATGTCGAGCCAATCGGGGAGGGGTTGTCCGAATTACGTCTGTTCTTCGGCCCTGGATATCGGGTGTATTTCGGTGAAGATTCAGGCAACATTGTCATTATCCTGTGTGGTGGAGACAAAGATAGCCAAGACCGCGACATAGAAAATGCTAAAGCTTATTGGCAGGAGTACCAAACTAATGCGAAAACTGAGAACCCTTGA
- a CDS encoding tyrosine-type recombinase/integrase, whose protein sequence is MARDLPAIKIVRTTPPNLVGASAVDERLTVKPVAPGVWDEFLQLQISPATRRSYAAALKDFFGRELETEVSVGAIELFLQLPEREAIGHVLNYRGQLLTAGLAAATVNARLAALRSFVVHAYKRKLCNFRLDDIKSVKAQSYKDTRGISIDQFQLLIDGIDRSTVMGKRDYAMLRLLWDNALRRAEVCGLDRADFHPGEARLYLKGKGRIDKEPIDLAPATVEAISDWLASMGESRSPALFVSSRDTRISVDRLYQIVGGLAAAAGITSGRQANERVVSPHKIRHSSITALLDLNGGDVRSAQAHSRHKNLSTLIRYDDGRQQLQGKAAKTLADAISEREMD, encoded by the coding sequence ATGGCGCGCGACCTACCAGCAATTAAGATCGTTCGCACCACTCCCCCAAATCTCGTGGGTGCCTCTGCTGTAGATGAGCGGTTGACTGTCAAACCAGTTGCTCCAGGGGTCTGGGACGAGTTTCTCCAACTGCAAATTTCACCTGCTACCAGACGCTCGTATGCAGCGGCGTTGAAGGACTTTTTTGGGCGAGAGTTAGAAACTGAGGTGTCTGTAGGGGCGATCGAGTTGTTCTTACAACTCCCCGAACGGGAAGCAATCGGTCATGTCTTAAACTATCGCGGACAACTACTGACGGCGGGTTTAGCTGCGGCGACGGTGAATGCTCGGTTGGCGGCACTGCGCTCTTTTGTCGTCCATGCTTACAAGCGGAAACTGTGCAATTTTCGGTTGGATGATATTAAATCGGTGAAGGCGCAGAGCTATAAGGATACTAGGGGAATCTCGATCGACCAATTTCAGTTGTTAATCGATGGGATCGATCGATCCACTGTCATGGGTAAGCGCGATTATGCGATGCTGCGGTTGCTCTGGGACAATGCTCTGAGGCGCGCTGAGGTGTGTGGACTCGATCGAGCTGATTTTCACCCTGGTGAAGCTCGGCTTTATCTCAAGGGGAAGGGGAGAATCGATAAAGAACCGATCGATCTGGCACCTGCTACGGTTGAAGCGATCTCTGATTGGTTGGCGAGTATGGGTGAGAGTAGAAGTCCGGCTTTATTTGTCTCTAGTCGAGATACACGGATAAGTGTCGATCGTCTCTATCAGATCGTCGGGGGATTGGCGGCAGCGGCGGGGATTACCTCCGGTAGGCAAGCCAACGAGCGGGTGGTGAGTCCGCACAAGATTCGACATTCTAGTATTACGGCATTACTAGATCTTAATGGTGGGGATGTGCGCTCGGCTCAGGCTCACAGTCGGCATAAGAATTTATCGACGCTGATTCGCTATGATGATGGGCGACAGCAATTGCAGGGTAAGGCTGCGAAGACACTGGCTGACGCGATTTCGGAGCGAGAGATGGATTAG
- a CDS encoding HNH endonuclease: MVLTSDYPDNWAQIATAIKQAAGYRCDRCGLKCLPPARSYRHLDRSLRRRLSAQVHHVDRNPAHNDRANLVCVCAGCHLRLHRHHPKPTPGQLALKLKLPKVRRSRQKDRNFQLTLADLIDRLPQLPSGLSRQLELDLDDRFLGDVLASDVSGALEYSDLQGDPGAPIATD, translated from the coding sequence ATGGTATTGACTTCAGATTACCCAGACAATTGGGCGCAAATTGCAACGGCGATTAAACAAGCAGCGGGGTATCGTTGCGATCGTTGTGGGTTGAAGTGTTTGCCGCCTGCTCGCAGTTATCGTCATTTGGATCGCTCTTTGCGGCGGAGACTTTCGGCTCAAGTCCATCACGTCGATCGCAATCCGGCTCACAATGACAGAGCTAATTTGGTATGCGTGTGTGCGGGTTGTCATCTGCGGTTGCATCGTCACCACCCCAAACCGACTCCGGGGCAGTTAGCGTTGAAGTTGAAGCTACCAAAGGTTCGTCGTTCGCGCCAAAAGGATAGAAATTTTCAATTGACGCTAGCCGATTTAATCGATCGATTGCCACAATTACCGAGCGGATTATCTCGGCAACTGGAATTGGATTTGGACGACCGCTTTCTTGGGGATGTTTTGGCTTCAGATGTTAGTGGAGCATTAGAGTATAGCGATCTTCAAGGCGATCCGGGTGCTCCAATTGCAACGGATTAG
- a CDS encoding Piwi domain-containing protein codes for MTASTEQTTNTQYFIAEVSEIEYSASLNFASYCLPPNLDLQVARKLSYRLSRYFPKVVVIWHEKIFHALTGSEGKIPSLDEWNCALKSIQQDLSIESLGKLSPVKQIKLTPIVIALLTREILSVERPFSTKEEYKDKNAKVIRQAEVSHEIIQIENRELPALTITNRSPIISREDLADFIKNHPYRQDLHKLLINLEVQTLDNNSTATIVEIVGTISEHRDDLIAKATGAISKEKLRIAPNEQPVVAVQFGNRGNKFCYALAALRPHVTAKTADQLELDWDKLIAATKIGYPERQKLLNTYKAEANQSLKPYGIQIKKSIVGSNREDDSLFWQLAEPLEQTKLLFGQGQIYRHNDIINGLMKGGIYRRSKEFSSEIPIRIAEVDLITSNVSSDRFMSEVEKYLDKFWCKYLRLNPNESKMNIENLDNPSGRAELDEKLEELLMITPDLVFIFLPQSDRNRDDDDGGSLYHRIYGKLLKRGIATQFVYEEKLRKVEPRFMLNQVIPGVLGKLGHIPFILAEPLTIADVFVGLDVGRRNKRKLSGTRSACAGVCFYGKQGEFLRAKSEDAMIEGEEIPCHFLESLLPAGELRGKTVAIFRDGRFCGNEAQCLADWAAAIKAKFILIECCKSGCPRLYNISSRAPYPIQAPDRGIALKLSDREAILVATKVAPRIGVPKPMRVNIRPEGHQVSIDDVLETYLKLTLLHYGSLNPPKLPAMLAGAHRLADLKLRGVCLPEMRRQHWL; via the coding sequence ATGACAGCATCCACTGAGCAGACGACGAATACTCAATACTTCATCGCTGAAGTTTCCGAGATTGAATATAGTGCCTCTCTCAATTTCGCTAGCTATTGTTTACCACCAAATCTCGATCTACAAGTTGCTAGAAAACTCAGCTATCGGCTATCGCGCTATTTCCCAAAAGTAGTGGTGATTTGGCACGAAAAAATCTTTCATGCTCTCACAGGTAGCGAGGGGAAAATACCTAGTTTAGATGAGTGGAATTGTGCCCTGAAAAGCATCCAGCAAGATCTAAGTATCGAAAGTTTAGGCAAATTGTCTCCAGTTAAACAGATAAAACTCACGCCGATTGTTATCGCTTTGTTAACCAGAGAAATTTTGAGTGTCGAACGACCGTTTAGTACTAAAGAGGAATACAAAGATAAAAATGCCAAAGTCATCCGACAGGCTGAAGTCAGTCATGAAATAATTCAGATTGAAAATCGAGAGCTGCCAGCTTTAACTATTACTAATCGCAGTCCGATTATTTCCAGAGAAGATCTAGCAGATTTTATAAAAAATCATCCCTATCGCCAAGATTTACACAAGCTCCTGATTAATCTTGAAGTCCAAACTTTAGATAATAATAGTACAGCTACCATAGTGGAAATAGTCGGTACTATCTCCGAACATCGTGATGACTTAATTGCTAAAGCTACTGGTGCTATTAGTAAAGAAAAATTAAGAATTGCCCCAAATGAACAACCAGTAGTAGCAGTACAATTTGGCAATCGTGGAAATAAATTTTGCTATGCTTTAGCTGCTCTACGTCCGCATGTTACAGCTAAGACAGCCGACCAACTAGAATTAGATTGGGATAAATTGATTGCAGCTACTAAGATCGGCTATCCAGAGCGACAAAAGCTGTTAAATACTTATAAAGCTGAAGCCAATCAAAGTCTCAAACCTTATGGAATCCAAATCAAGAAGTCCATTGTTGGTAGCAACCGTGAAGATGATTCCTTGTTTTGGCAACTAGCAGAACCATTGGAACAAACGAAACTTTTGTTTGGGCAAGGTCAGATTTATCGTCATAACGACATTATTAATGGATTAATGAAAGGAGGTATATATCGTCGCTCCAAAGAATTCTCATCAGAAATACCGATTCGTATTGCCGAAGTCGATCTGATTACATCCAACGTATCGAGCGATCGATTCATGTCAGAAGTAGAAAAGTATCTCGATAAATTTTGGTGTAAATACTTAAGACTCAATCCTAATGAATCGAAAATGAACATTGAGAATCTCGATAATCCTAGCGGACGAGCGGAGCTGGATGAAAAGCTAGAGGAATTATTGATGATTACTCCAGATTTAGTATTTATATTTCTGCCTCAAAGCGATCGAAACCGCGATGATGACGATGGTGGGAGTCTGTACCATCGGATCTATGGCAAGCTACTTAAAAGAGGTATCGCCACCCAATTTGTCTATGAAGAAAAACTGCGAAAGGTAGAACCTAGATTTATGCTCAATCAGGTGATTCCAGGAGTCTTGGGTAAATTGGGGCACATTCCGTTTATTTTAGCCGAACCATTAACTATTGCTGATGTCTTCGTCGGATTGGATGTCGGACGGAGAAACAAGCGCAAGTTGTCAGGGACTAGGAGTGCTTGTGCGGGAGTCTGTTTTTATGGCAAGCAGGGTGAATTCCTCCGAGCGAAATCTGAGGATGCCATGATTGAAGGTGAGGAAATTCCTTGCCATTTTTTAGAGTCTTTATTACCTGCGGGGGAATTAAGGGGTAAAACGGTGGCGATCTTTCGAGATGGTAGGTTTTGTGGCAATGAGGCTCAATGTTTAGCTGATTGGGCAGCAGCGATTAAAGCCAAGTTCATCTTAATTGAATGTTGTAAATCTGGATGCCCGCGCCTGTATAACATCTCTAGTAGGGCACCATACCCAATTCAAGCTCCAGATCGAGGAATAGCTTTGAAATTATCCGATCGAGAAGCGATTTTAGTGGCTACGAAAGTAGCTCCCAGAATCGGCGTACCAAAACCAATGCGCGTAAATATTCGTCCTGAAGGTCATCAAGTATCGATCGATGATGTTTTAGAGACATATCTCAAGCTGACATTGCTACATTACGGTTCTCTAAATCCTCCAAAATTACCAGCGATGTTAGCTGGGGCACATCGACTTGCCGATTTGAAGTTGAGAGGAGTTTGTCTGCCTGAAATGCGTCGCCAGCATTGGTTGTGA
- the ltrA gene encoding group II intron reverse transcriptase/maturase, translating to MIREKHKWKPHKCESTDAGGRGGATRSSEEHPVMGWERRGSIVQLGKIEQPEIGRIQMEQAKPLSITKRQVWEAYKRVKANKGAAGVDGQTIEKFEENLSDNLYKLWNRMTSGSYFPSPVLRVEIPKGDGRMRPLGIPTVSDRVAQMVAKDLLEPELEKHFHPDSYGYRPGKSALDAVGMARKRCWKSNWVLELDIKGFFDNIDHELMMRAVRVHTEEKWVILYIERWLKSPIQMPDGTKQLPDKGLPQGGVASPLLANLFLHYAFDKWMERKNPDIQFERYADDAVCHCKSEAQAQKLKQDLNERMKEVGLELHPEKTNIVYCKDDDRREEYPLTSFDFLGYTFRPRRSKNRWGKHFINFTPAISNQAAKAIRKTSRQWDWQLRSDKKLEDLARMFNPVIRGWINYYGRYYKSALYPTLKCLERRLVMWATRKYKRLRNHRRQAAQWLRRIARKQPNLFAHWGLLYMAAG from the coding sequence ATGATAAGGGAGAAACACAAGTGGAAGCCCCATAAGTGTGAGAGTACCGATGCAGGTGGCAGGGGCGGAGCGACCCGTAGTAGCGAAGAACATCCTGTAATGGGATGGGAGCGAAGGGGAAGCATTGTCCAGCTTGGAAAAATCGAACAACCGGAAATCGGGAGGATTCAAATGGAACAAGCAAAGCCGTTGAGTATCACCAAACGCCAAGTTTGGGAAGCATATAAACGGGTCAAAGCCAACAAGGGAGCGGCTGGAGTAGATGGACAGACGATCGAAAAGTTTGAAGAGAATCTGTCGGATAACCTCTACAAATTATGGAATCGGATGACATCTGGCAGCTACTTTCCATCCCCGGTTCTACGGGTAGAAATACCAAAAGGAGACGGCAGGATGAGGCCATTGGGAATTCCGACTGTGTCAGATCGGGTAGCCCAGATGGTAGCCAAAGATTTATTGGAACCGGAATTGGAAAAACACTTCCATCCAGATTCATATGGCTATCGACCGGGAAAATCGGCATTAGATGCGGTGGGAATGGCGCGAAAACGTTGCTGGAAAAGCAACTGGGTGCTAGAGCTAGACATCAAAGGCTTTTTCGATAACATCGACCATGAGCTGATGATGCGGGCGGTGCGCGTACATACGGAAGAGAAATGGGTAATTCTGTACATCGAACGCTGGCTAAAGTCACCGATTCAGATGCCAGATGGCACCAAACAACTTCCAGACAAAGGGCTACCGCAAGGCGGAGTTGCCAGTCCATTGCTGGCGAATCTGTTTTTGCATTACGCATTCGACAAGTGGATGGAGCGGAAAAATCCGGACATTCAATTTGAGCGGTATGCGGATGATGCGGTGTGTCACTGTAAGAGCGAAGCCCAGGCGCAAAAGCTGAAGCAAGACCTAAATGAGCGCATGAAGGAAGTTGGGTTGGAACTTCATCCAGAAAAGACGAATATAGTCTATTGCAAGGATGATGACCGACGGGAAGAATATCCCCTCACCAGCTTTGACTTTTTGGGGTATACATTTAGACCTCGCAGGTCAAAGAATCGATGGGGAAAACACTTCATCAACTTTACTCCAGCGATTAGTAATCAGGCAGCTAAGGCGATTCGGAAGACATCGCGCCAGTGGGACTGGCAATTAAGGAGCGATAAAAAGTTAGAAGACCTGGCCAGGATGTTTAATCCAGTCATTAGAGGTTGGATTAACTACTATGGTCGCTACTACAAGTCAGCCCTATACCCGACCCTAAAATGCTTGGAACGTCGCCTAGTCATGTGGGCGACGCGGAAATACAAACGTCTACGGAATCATCGGCGGCAGGCAGCACAATGGTTGAGACGCATAGCGCGAAAACAGCCGAACCTGTTTGCTCACTGGGGATTGCTGTATATGGCGGCTGGATAA
- a CDS encoding group II intron reverse transcriptase, whose translation MSGDVHVRFCERLEGWFLWATLLVILHEDLKVINQCKKEVEEWLSDIGLELKPSKTRIAHCLSDLDGEKAGFNFLGFNIRQFSVGKYSSGKSSNGKLLGYKTIIRPSIESQKRHYKKLKEEINKRRGLSQSRLINSLNPIVRGWCNYFCTVNSKEVFGKIYSLVFLKLFKWGSHRHPNKGKKWIRHKYFKSINNNNWLFATLEGNNLIKLVRHDSIEIKRHVKVKGNSSPYDGDWVYWSSRMGKHPEVSTKVGNLLKTQKGKCAHCKNYFKDGDSLEVDHIIPKSKGGKDKYENWQLLHRHCHDTKTVNDGSSGTKSNCNSVEPKPPVKPESWFWQDDMLVMTH comes from the coding sequence ATGAGCGGAGACGTTCACGTCCGGTTCTGCGAGCGCCTGGAGGGGTGGTTCCTCTGGGCGACTCTACTTGTTATTCTTCACGAAGATTTGAAAGTTATTAATCAGTGTAAAAAAGAAGTAGAAGAATGGTTAAGTGACATTGGATTGGAATTAAAACCCAGTAAAACTAGAATTGCCCACTGTCTAAGTGATTTAGATGGAGAAAAAGCAGGGTTTAATTTCCTTGGCTTTAACATCCGACAATTTTCTGTTGGAAAATATTCATCTGGAAAAAGCTCTAATGGTAAGTTATTGGGATATAAAACTATTATCAGACCCAGTATAGAAAGTCAAAAAAGACACTATAAAAAGCTAAAAGAAGAAATAAATAAGCGAAGAGGATTAAGCCAATCTCGGCTAATCAATAGTCTCAATCCGATCGTGAGAGGTTGGTGTAATTACTTCTGCACAGTCAACAGTAAGGAAGTCTTCGGTAAAATTTATTCTTTGGTCTTTCTTAAACTTTTTAAATGGGGTAGTCACCGTCATCCAAATAAAGGTAAGAAATGGATTCGCCATAAATACTTTAAAAGTATTAACAATAATAATTGGTTATTTGCGACCCTAGAAGGAAACAACCTAATCAAGTTAGTGCGGCATGATTCGATTGAAATCAAACGACATGTCAAAGTTAAAGGCAATTCCTCACCTTATGACGGAGATTGGGTTTATTGGAGTTCAAGAATGGGTAAACATCCTGAAGTGTCTACTAAAGTGGGAAATCTACTGAAAACACAAAAGGGAAAGTGTGCTCATTGCAAGAACTACTTCAAAGATGGAGATTCGCTAGAAGTTGACCACATCATCCCTAAATCGAAAGGTGGAAAGGATAAATATGAAAATTGGCAATTACTTCATCGGCATTGTCACGACACAAAAACTGTCAATGATGGCAGTTCTGGCACAAAATCCAACTGTAATAGTGTTGAGCCTAAGCCACCAGTTAAACCTGAATCTTGGTTCTGGCAAGACGATATGTTGGTAATGACGCATTGA
- a CDS encoding GIY-YIG nuclease family protein, with amino-acid sequence MWQWLEYGIDPDGNLVPVDRVRRGKTDLKCPYCQGGLTSKKGEIKAHHFAHTDTTCRAVSSGRDVELPLFDRFNLHLTPREYAALLQFEKKGVDSKYRFTLEAKDTIVYNPHKGSYGGWELTKLGKVICRKLSMNLFAQVQEPLMYGKLCDLEERVRLAYEEESVDYPDVLIDLKIYRDRVRSALANHLYYLKIIADGEEFYKIGVTGRTVSERTIEINADLKGHFETVAIEILGTWLHRGNLERYFIYKYERYLYRIGSHSEYFKLDEKLSKSVLRELRRIEAKEISNVERDLLNRLPSQVECEIEAVERSQQRRAAIKVGMARAKQWGTHVGRPSGSMTTDDDFLAKPSSVEILDALARGLSIRATAKEVGVSPATVQKVKAASSEKYIQSAF; translated from the coding sequence ATGTGGCAGTGGCTAGAATACGGCATCGACCCAGATGGCAACCTCGTACCTGTCGATCGAGTGCGTCGAGGTAAAACCGATCTAAAATGCCCATATTGCCAAGGAGGTTTAACTTCCAAAAAGGGTGAAATCAAAGCCCACCACTTCGCCCATACTGACACAACTTGTCGAGCGGTATCGTCAGGTAGAGATGTCGAACTTCCCTTATTTGACAGATTTAATTTACATTTAACACCCAGAGAATATGCAGCCTTACTTCAATTTGAGAAGAAAGGTGTAGATTCAAAATATAGATTTACACTCGAAGCCAAAGACACGATCGTCTACAATCCTCACAAAGGTAGTTATGGAGGGTGGGAACTAACTAAATTAGGGAAAGTTATTTGTCGTAAACTCTCGATGAATTTATTTGCCCAAGTCCAAGAGCCGCTAATGTATGGCAAACTTTGCGATCTTGAAGAGCGCGTCCGATTGGCTTATGAGGAAGAATCGGTCGATTATCCCGATGTCCTCATCGATCTCAAAATTTATCGCGATCGAGTTAGATCGGCATTAGCCAACCATCTTTATTATTTAAAAATTATTGCAGATGGCGAAGAATTCTATAAAATTGGCGTGACTGGGCGCACGGTATCAGAGCGGACGATCGAAATAAATGCAGATCTCAAAGGTCACTTTGAAACAGTAGCAATCGAAATATTAGGTACTTGGCTGCATCGTGGTAATTTGGAGAGATACTTTATTTATAAATACGAACGATATCTTTATCGCATCGGTTCGCATAGTGAATATTTTAAGTTAGATGAAAAGCTGAGTAAATCGGTATTGCGCGAACTCAGACGGATCGAAGCAAAGGAGATATCCAACGTCGAACGCGATCTATTAAATAGATTACCATCTCAGGTCGAGTGCGAAATTGAAGCAGTAGAACGATCGCAGCAGCGACGAGCGGCTATTAAAGTTGGCATGGCACGAGCCAAACAATGGGGCACTCATGTTGGTAGACCGAGTGGTAGTATGACAACAGATGATGATTTTCTAGCCAAGCCGTCGTCTGTTGAGATTCTGGATGCCTTAGCGCGAGGTTTGTCGATTCGAGCTACTGCTAAAGAAGTTGGGGTATCGCCTGCTACCGTGCAAAAAGTGAAGGCAGCATCGAGTGAAAAGTATATCCAAAGTGCTTTTTGA
- a CDS encoding DnaB-like helicase C-terminal domain-containing protein, whose amino-acid sequence MVTPSLTLILGLLLYRDEYYNSDSLELGVMEIIVSKNRNGSVGTCKVKFDPSIGRFSNVAD is encoded by the coding sequence GTGGTGACACCTTCACTGACTTTAATTTTGGGATTATTGCTATATCGGGATGAATATTACAATTCAGATAGTTTGGAACTAGGGGTGATGGAGATTATCGTCAGTAAGAATCGGAATGGAAGTGTGGGCACTTGCAAGGTTAAATTCGACCCTAGCATTGGTAGATTTTCTAATGTTGCGGATTGA
- a CDS encoding helix-turn-helix domain-containing protein produces the protein MSQTFGKWIKDARRSKGYSQRDLAALVKVDYTYLSKLENDRAEYPPKDDVIQALIEHLDLDVDLATLSYLAGRITPEDSKVIQQLAKTYQDKMPVLLRKMQDPEVMRRLLESDG, from the coding sequence GTGAGTCAGACATTCGGGAAGTGGATTAAAGATGCTCGTCGTAGCAAAGGCTATAGCCAGAGAGATCTAGCTGCTCTGGTGAAAGTTGACTATACCTACCTGTCGAAATTGGAAAACGATCGAGCGGAATATCCACCCAAAGACGATGTGATCCAAGCGTTGATCGAACATCTAGATTTGGATGTGGATCTGGCTACGCTCAGTTATTTAGCTGGACGGATTACACCAGAGGATTCAAAAGTAATTCAACAGTTGGCTAAAACCTATCAGGATAAAATGCCTGTACTATTACGCAAGATGCAAGATCCAGAAGTGATGCGGCGGTTGTTGGAGAGTGATGGATGA
- a CDS encoding ImmA/IrrE family metallo-endopeptidase — protein MTSIKPARFINKSEITAIADRLLVEMRDANWTPKWPQLADLAADFLDLSIDYEDFDVGEDGIIAAKIYPTKKEIYFNNAFPAIRDNYGFYQSTLAHEIGHWLLHIDLNLPETVNDDLISTALPGEVFLCRSLDENKNKVVNQRTPEDWREWQAQYFASCLLMPLDKLEEVRRGRNLTNRQHLGAIGDELGVTISNLINRLQDLEYLEKGGNSKQLYPGKRLRLSE, from the coding sequence ATGACTTCAATTAAGCCTGCTAGATTTATTAATAAGTCAGAGATTACTGCTATCGCCGATCGATTGTTGGTTGAGATGCGAGATGCTAATTGGACTCCTAAATGGCCACAATTAGCGGATTTAGCTGCTGATTTTCTGGATTTGTCGATCGATTATGAGGACTTTGATGTTGGTGAGGATGGGATAATAGCTGCCAAGATTTATCCAACCAAGAAAGAAATATATTTCAATAATGCTTTTCCAGCTATTCGAGATAATTATGGATTTTATCAATCTACGTTAGCTCATGAAATCGGTCATTGGCTGTTGCATATAGATCTGAATTTACCAGAGACTGTGAACGACGATCTCATCTCGACCGCCTTGCCTGGAGAGGTGTTTTTATGCCGGAGTTTGGATGAAAATAAAAATAAGGTGGTGAATCAAAGAACTCCCGAAGATTGGCGGGAGTGGCAAGCTCAGTACTTTGCTAGTTGTTTGTTGATGCCACTGGATAAACTGGAAGAGGTACGGCGTGGACGTAATTTAACTAATCGACAGCATCTGGGCGCGATTGGGGATGAATTAGGTGTAACGATCTCAAATTTAATCAACCGTCTTCAGGATTTAGAGTATCTTGAGAAAGGTGGTAATTCTAAGCAGCTTTATCCTGGTAAACGGTTGAGATTGTCAGAATGA